Proteins from one Caretta caretta isolate rCarCar2 chromosome 12, rCarCar1.hap1, whole genome shotgun sequence genomic window:
- the SNAI3 gene encoding zinc finger protein SNAI3: MPRSFLVKKPSSTRVPNYGQLESRQEINGACHACGGLVIPILIPNDGTPSAPWAGSSILARFSLPLPLDGDTKRTPSTSPHNLEISLVDTLTGRAPGSPLKDNQNNLNLPPVLSLPQRRPPDPGSPAEGHRGAQDKLQGARGRAAEPLERFECFDCHKSYHTFSGLAKHRQQRCVLQARKYFTCKYCDKEYGSLGALKMHIRTHTLPCVCKICGKAFSRPWLLQGHIRTHTGEKPYSCSHCSRAFADRSNLRAHLQTHSDVKKYQCRGCSKTFSRVSLLSRHEEAGCCPAS; encoded by the exons ATGCCGCGCTCCTTCCTGGTGAAGAAACCCTCCAGCACCCGCGTCCCCAACTACGGGCAGCTGGAGTCGCGGCAAG AAATCAATGGCGCGTGCCACGCCTGCGGGGGGCTGGTCATCCCCATCCTCATCCCGAATGACGGCACCCCTTCCGCGCCCTGGGCCGGCAGCTCCATCCTCGCCCGCTTCTCCTTGCCTCTCCCACTGGATGGGGATACCAAAAGGACTCCCAGCACAAGCCCCCACAACCTGGAGATCAGCCTGGTGGACACGTTAACGGGCCGAGCGCCGGGCTCCCCTCTCAAAGACAACCAGAACAACCTCAACCTGCCCCCCGTCCTCAGCCTGCCCCAAAGGAGGCCACCCGACCCGGGGAGCCCAGCAGAGGGGCACAGGGGAGCCCAGGACAAACTGCAAGGGGCACGGGGCAGGGCAGCTGAGCCCCTGGAGAGATTTGAGTGCTTTGACTGCCATAAGTCCTACCACACCTTCTCCGGGCTGGCCAAACACCGCCAGCAGCGCTGCGTGCTGCAGGCCAGGAAGTATTTCACCTGCAAGTACTGTGACAAGGAGTACGGGAGCCTGGGAGCGCTCAAGATGCACATCCGCACCCATACACTACCATGCGTCTGCAAGATCTGCGGCAAAGCCTTCTCCAGGCCTTGGCTGCTCCAGGGACATATCCGAACGCACACAG GTGAAAAGCCCTACAGCTGCTCGCACTGCAGCCGCGCCTTCGCCGACCGCTCCAACCTCCGCGCCCACCTGCAGACGCACTCGGACGTCAAGAAGTACCAGTGCCGGGGCTGCTCCAAAACCTTCTCCCGGGTGTCTCTGCTCTCCCGGCACGAGGAGGCTGGCTGCTGCCCTGCATCCTGA